In Ostrea edulis chromosome 4, xbOstEdul1.1, whole genome shotgun sequence, a single window of DNA contains:
- the LOC125671633 gene encoding uncharacterized protein LOC125671633, whose amino-acid sequence MDVVDNQDCAAFLNCTLDDGKTNSLDSPLFISVMFVGILSLVFNGGVFVLIINVKKIRHNPYHFLVLMLSVSDFTVAFGIMCIGLQHLVPALNRNKLLIVLQIILLSIGLHLSLLQTFYISLQRFLIICTENWNSYVFNENRKYCICIGGWVVVVIINLVLVSPPSREFDPLKDNIMSFVYHGHYSAQRTYNRVLTLSLLSLTIILYIITLVYVLVNHRKNSMTRSNGVDIKTINVEIVHPPSSISRFHTNQKNVTPSPPLEEGPRRLYIESHNRLVTLRRKKAASTLYLVGFLIVVLLIFTGPLIVAMWIDKPKYIGICFCVCILNSLANPFIYMWKLDDVHKFIKSTICCLNRVPQD is encoded by the coding sequence ATGGACGTTGTGGACAACCAGGACTGTGCAGCCTTCCTGAACTGTACCCTTGACGATGGAAAAACAAATAGCCTGGATTCGCCACTGTTCATCTCGGTAATGTTTGTTGGCATTCTCTCACTCGTGTTTAATGGCGGGGTATTCGTTCTTATCATCAATGTAAAGAAGATACGGCACAACCCCTACCATTTCCTAGTTCTCATGTTGTCCGTCAGCGACTTTACCGTGGCATTTGGAATCATGTGCATTGGTCTTCAGCATCTCGTTCCCGCTTTAAATAGAAACAAACTTCTGATAGtattgcaaatcattttgttgTCAATTGGATTGCATCTTTCACTCTTGCAGACATTTTATATCAGTTTACAAAGATTTTTAATCATCTGTACAGAGAACTGGAACTCTtatgttttcaatgaaaaccgaaaatactgtatatgtatCGGCGGTTGGGTTGTTGTAGTGATCATCAACCTCGTTCTGGTTTCGCCACCATCGAGGGAGTTTGATCCACTCAAGGACAACATCATGTCCTTTGTCTATCATGGGCATTATTCAGCTCAAAGAACATACAACCGAGTTTTAACGTTGTCTCTTTTATCGTTGACAATCATTCTTTACATCATAACTCTGGTCTATGTCCTTGTAAATCACAGAAAAAATTCAATGACTCGGTCGAATGGCGTTGATATAAAAACTATCAACGTAGAAATAGTTCATCCACCTTCCTCTATTTCTAGATTTCATACAAATCAGAAAAATGTAACGCCATCTCCTCCACTTGAAGAGGGTCCAAGAAGATTGTACATCGAAAGTCATAATCGACTAGTTACTCTCAGGCGGAAAAAGGCCGCTAGTACCTTGTATCTAGTAGGTTTCTTAATCGTTGTCCTGTTGATCTTTACGGGACCACTCATCGTTGCCATGTGGATTGATAAACCTAAATACATTGGAATATGTTTTTGCGTGTGTATCCTTAATTCTTTGGCCAATCCCTTTATATATATGTGGAAGTTGGACGACGTCCACAAGTTTATTAAGTCCACTATCTGTTGCTTGAATCGGGTTCCTCAAGATTAA
- the LOC125669077 gene encoding uncharacterized protein LOC125669077: MFGVQRIRYGIQSVINVSNLTSVLNDTDLRKEIKQDIPVYLEDGYFIPVLIITFLGILGNLLTLLKIVFNKAFHRTVFIVIGTIIFTDIVNLFLYLLHAGWNKVHFQLEKVPCATFLVVFYGVAHACAAHVVFLFGLRFYMVVEPIKFGQIRSRWIILSSISLWVVSGFFSIVYYLLRYESGIQTPIYVIVTFRVYLILVPSLLIVIFHVKKIHGLKRTLSKRGVQNSMIKMSFVTSVILFCYMSSAILFLVCYIFSLYRFQNIERELLVAAQLSWLLNAVLSPFIYFIAMPRTYKCFIYIFTWVHTILCSRSKRRELEIQ; this comes from the exons ATGTTCGGTGTGCAGAG aataagATATGGTATACAGAGTGTGATAAATGTAAGCAATTTGACATCAGTCTTGAACGATACAGATTTGCGAAAGGAAATAAAACAGGATATTCCGGTGTATCTAGAGGATGGGTATTTCATTCCTGTATTGATTATAACATTTTTGGGAATATTAGGGAATCTACTCACTCTTTTGAAGATCGTGTTCAACAAAGCATTTCATCGAACTGTTTTTATTGTCATTGGAACAATAATATTCACGGATATTGTGAATTTGTTTCTTTACCTTCTTCATGCCGGATGGAACAAAGTTCACTTTCAGTTGGAAAAGGTCCCATGCGCTACCTTTCTGGTTGTCTTTTATGGCGTCGCCCACGCCTGTGCTGCTCATGTGGTTTTCTTGTTCGGACTCCGATTTTACATGGTGGTCGAGCCCATAAAATTTGGTCAAATACGGAGTAGATGGATAATTTTGTCATCCATTTCATTGTGGGTCGTAAGTGGATTCTTCTCGATTGTTTACTATTTGCTGCGATACGAATCTGGAATTCAGACGCCGATTTACGTCATTGTGACGTTTCGTGTGTACCTGATACTCGTTCCCTCTTTACTTATTGTGATTTTCCATGTGAAGAAAATCCATGGACTCAAACGCACATTGAGCAAACGTGGTGTACAAAACAGTATGATCAAAATGTCCTTCGTTACTTCAGTAATTCTTTTTTGCTATATGTCGTCTGCTATTCTTTTTCTTGTGTGTTACATTTTCTCATTATACAGATTTCAGAATATTGAAAGAGAGTTACTAGTGGCGGCACAGCTGTCTTGGTTATTAAATGCTGTATTAAgtccatttatttatttcattgcaATGCCACGAACTTATAAATgctttatatacatttttacatggGTTCATACAATACTGTGTAGTCGTAGCAAACGAAGAGAATTAGAAATTCAgtaa